From a region of the Canis lupus dingo isolate Sandy chromosome 5, ASM325472v2, whole genome shotgun sequence genome:
- the ACTRT2 gene encoding actin-related protein T2 codes for MFNPHVLDSPAVIFDNGSGLCKAGLSGEIGPRHVISSVIGHPKFKTPSAGANQKKYFVGEEALHKQEVLQMHYPIERGLVTGWEDMERLCKHLFEWELGVKASDRPVLMTEPSLNPREAREKMAEMMFENFNVPAFYLSDQAVLALYASACVTGLVVDSGDGVTCTVPIFEGYSLPHAVTKLYVAGRDITEHLTRLLLASGRSFPCVLDKALVDDIKEKLCYVAVEPEKELSRKPEEVLREYKLPDGNVICVGEQLYQAPEALFAPDQLGIQNPGLSKMVSCSISKCDADIQKTLFGEIVLSGGTTLFQGLDDRLLKELEQLASKGTPIKITAPPDRWFSTWIGASIVTSLSSFKQMWVTSADFKEFGTSVVQRRCF; via the coding sequence ATGTTTAATCCACATGTATTAGATTCTCCAGCTGTGATTTTTGACAATGGCTCTGGACTCTGCAAAGCAGGCTTGTCTGGAGAGATTGGGCCCCGCCATGTCATCAGCTCTGTCATAGGGCACCCTAAGTTCAAGACCCCTTCGGCAGGAGCCAATCAGAAGAAGTACTTTGTGGGCGAGGAGGCTCTGCACAAGCAGGAGGTCCTACAGATGCACTACCCCATCGAGCGGGGCCTGGTCACCGGCTGGGAGGACATGGAGAGACTCTGCAAGCACCTGTTCGAGTGGGAGCTGGGGGTGAAGGCCAGCGACAGGCCTGTGCTCATGACGGAGCCCTCACTGAACCCCAGGGAGGCTCGGGAGAAGATGGCCGAGATGATGTTTGAGAACTTCAATGTGCCTGCCTTCTACCTGTCGGACCAGGCCGTGCTGGCCCTCTACGCCTCGGCCTGCGTCACAGGCCTGGTGGTGGACAGCGGGGATGGGGTCACCTGCACTGTCCCCATCTTTGAAGGGTACTCCCTGCCCCATGCAGTCACCAAGCTCTACGTGGCAGGAAGGGACATCACAGAGCACCTCACCCGGCTGCTGCTGGCTAGTGGGCGGTCCTTCCCGTGTGTGCTGGACAAAGCCCTGGTGGATGACATCAAGGAAAAGCTGTGCTACGTGGCCGTGGAGCCTGAGAAGGAGCTATCCCGGAAGCCAGAGGAGGTCCTGAGAGAGTACAAGCTGCCAGACGGGAACGTCATCTGTGTCGGGGAGCAGCTGTACCAGGCGCCTGAGGCCCTGTTCGCACCCGACCAGTTGGGCATCCAGAACCCAGGCCTCTCGAAAATGGTCTCCTGCAGCATCAGCAAGTGTGATGCAGACATCCAGAAGACCCTTTTTGGGGAGATTGTGCTGTCCGGGGGCACCACTCTGTTCCAGGGCCTCGATGACCGTCTCCTGAAGGAGCTGGAGCAGCTGGCTTCCAAGGGGACCCCCATCAAGATCACTGCTCCCCCCGACAGGTGGTTCTCCACTTGGATTGGGGCTTCCATTGTCACCTCTCTGAGCAGCTTCAAGCAGATGTGGGTCACCTCCGCAGATTTCAAGGAGTTTGGGACATCCGTGGTTCAGAGAAGGTGCTTCTGA